Proteins encoded by one window of Antechinus flavipes isolate AdamAnt ecotype Samford, QLD, Australia chromosome 4, AdamAnt_v2, whole genome shotgun sequence:
- the ATP6V1G2 gene encoding V-type proton ATPase subunit G 2: MASQSQGIQQLLQAEKRAAEKVADARKRKARRLKQAKEEAQMEVEQYRREQEQEFQSKQQAAMGSQGNLSAEVEQATRRQIQSMQSSQQNSRECVLAQLLGMVCDIRPQIHPNYRIAA; encoded by the exons ATGGCCAGTCAATCTCAGGGCATCCAGCAACTGCTGCAGGCTGAGAAAAGAGCAGCTGAGAAGGTGGCAGATGCTCGAAAGA GGAAGGCTCGGCGTCTGAAACAGGCCAAGGAAGAAGCTCAGATGGAGGTAGAGCAATACCGTAGGGAACAGGAGCAGGAGTTCCAGAGCAAGCAACAAGCG GCCATGGGTTCCCAGGGGAACTTGTCAGCTGAGGTGGAGCAGGCAACTCGGCGCCAGATACAGAGCATGCAGAGTTCTCAGCAGAACAGTCGTGAGTGTGTCCTGGCTCAACTTCTTGGCATGGTCTGTGACATCAGACCCCAGATACATCCCAACTATCGGATTGCTGCCTAG